The following proteins are co-located in the Canis aureus isolate CA01 chromosome X, VMU_Caureus_v.1.0, whole genome shotgun sequence genome:
- the NLGN3 gene encoding neuroligin-3 isoform X4 produces MVYIHGGSYMEGTGNMIDGSVLASYGNVIVITLNYRVGVLGFLSTGDQAAKGNYGLLDQIQALRWVSENIAFFGGDPRRITVFGSGIGASCVSLLTLSHHSEGLFQRAIIQSGSALSSWAVNYQPVKYTSLLADKVGCNVLDTVDMVDCLRQKSAKELVEQDIQPARYHVAFGPVIDGDVIPDDPEILMEQGEFLNYDIMLGVNQGEGLKFVEGVVDPEDGVSGTDFDYSVSNFVDNLYGYPEGKDTLRETIKFMYTDWADRDNPETRRKTLVALFTDHQWVEPSVVTADLHARYGSPTYFYAFYHHCQSLMKPAWSDAAHGDEVPYVFGVPMVGPTDLFPCNFSKNDVMLSAVVMTYWTNFAKTGDPNKPVPQDTKFIHTKANRFEEVAWSKYNPRDQLYLHIGLKPRVRDHYRATKVAFWKHLVPHLYNLHDMFHYTSTTTKVPPPDTTHSSHITRRPNGKTWSTKRPAISPAYSNENAQGSWNGDQDAGPLLVENPRDYSTELSVTIAVGASLLFLNVLAFAALYYRKDKRRQEPLRQPSPQRGAGAPELGAAPEEELAALQLGPTHHECEAAPPHDTLRLTALPDYTLTLRRSPDDIPLMTPNTITMIPNSLVGLQTLHPYNTFAAGFNSTGLPHSHSTTRV; encoded by the exons ATGGTCTACATCCATGGAGGCTCTTACATGGAAGGGACGGGCAACATGATTGATGGCAGTGTCCTGGCCAGTTACGGCAACGTCATCGTCATCACCCTCAACTATCGGGTTGGGGTACTAG GTTTCCTGAGCACCGGTGATCAGGCTGCCAAGGGCAACTATGGGCTCCTTGACCAAATCCAGGCCCTCCGCTGGGTGAGCGAGAACATTGCCTTCTTTGGTGGTGATCCCCGCCGTAtcactgtctttggctcaggcatcGGTGCATCCTGTGTGAGCCTCCTCACTCTGTCGCATCACTCGGAGG GGCTTTTCCAGAGGGCCATCATCCAAAGTGGTTCTGCTCTGTCCAGCTGGGCTGTGAACTACCAACCAGTGAAGTATACCAGCCTGCTGGCAGACAAGGTAGGCTGTAACGTGCTAGACACAGTGGACATGGTGGACTGTCTTCGTCAAAAGAGTGCCAAGGAGCTAGTAGAGCAGGACATCCAGCCAGCCCGCTACCATGTGGCCTTTGGCCCTGTGATCGATGGGGACGTCATTCCTGATGACCCCGAGATTCTCATGGAGCAGGGCGAGTTCCTCAACTATGACATTATGCTAGGGGTCAACCAGGGCGAGGGACTCAAGTTCGTGGAAGGGGTGGTTGACCCTGAGGACGGCGTCTCTGGCACCGACTTTGACTACTCAGTCTCCAACTTTGTGGACAATCTATATGGCTATCCTGAGGGTAAGGACACCCTGCGGGAGACCATCAAGTTCATGTACACAGACTGGGCAGACCGTGACAATCCGGAGACCCGCCGCAAAACACTGGTGGCACTCTTCACTGACCACCAGTGGGTGGAGCCCTCGGTGGTGACCGCTGATCTGCACGCCCGCTATGGCTCACCCACCTACTTCTATGCCTTCTACCATCACTGCCAGAGCCTCATGAAGCCTGCTTGGTCAGATGCAGCTCATGGGGACGAAGTACCCTATGTTTTTGGTGTCCCTATGGTAGGCCCCACTGACCTCTTCCCCTGTAATTTCTCCAAGAATGACGTTATGCTCAGCGCTGTCGTCATGACCTACTGGACCAACTTTGCCAAGACCGG GGATCCGAACAAGCCAGTCCCCCAGGATACCAAGTTCATTCACACCAAGGCCAACCGCTTTGAGGAAGTGGCCTGGTCCAAATACAATCCCCGAGACCAACTCTACCTTCACATCGGGCTGAAACCAAGGGTCCGCGATCATTACCGGGCCACTAAGGTGGCCTTCTGGAAACATCTGGTGCCCCACCTATACAACCTGCATGACATGTTCCACTATACGTCCACAACCACCAAAGTGCCGCCCCCGGATACCACCCACAGCTCCCACATCACCCGCAGGCCCAACGGCAAGACCTGGAGCACCAAGCGGCCAGCCATCTCCCCTGCCTACAGCAATGAGAATGCCCAAGGGTCCTGGAATGGGGACCAGGATGCAGGGCCACTCCTGGTGGAGAACCCTCGTGACTACTCCACTGAATTAAGTGTCACCATCGCTGTGGGGGCCTCCCTCCTGTTCCTGAACGTTCTGGCCTTTGCTGCCCTCTACTACCGCAAGGACAAACGGCGTCAGGAGCCCCTGCGGCAGCCTAGCCCTCAGAGGGGAGCCGGGGCCCCTGAATTGGGAGCTGCTCCTGAGGAGGAGCTGGCAGCATTACAGCTGGGCCCCACCCACCATGAATGTGAGGCTGCCCCCCCCCATGACACACTGCGCCTCACTGCACTGCCTGACTACACGCTGACCCTGCGTCGCTCCCCTGATGACATCCCACTCATGACACCCAACACCATCACTATGATTCCCAACTCCTTAGTGGGGCTGCAGACATTGCACCCCTATAACACCTTTGCCGCAGGGTTCAATAGTACTGGGCTGCCCCACTCACACTCCACCACCCGGGTATAG